The Flaviflexus equikiangi genome contains the following window.
TGTGATGATGGTTGTCGTGCGTGTGGATCTCGAAACGAGCCTTGCGGCTGTCGATGGCGATTCTGCGGACGAGCCCCTTCTCGGTCAGCGCATGCAGCACGTCGTAGACGGCCTGCGTTGACACCGATCCGAGACGGCCTCGTACTTCCTGGGCGATGAATTCAGCATCGGAATGCTGGTGATCATCGACCACGGCGAGCGTTGCTAGCCGAGGAGCCGTGACGCGCAGGCCCGCCGAACGGAGGGCGCTGACGTATCTGTCGGAAGCCATAGCTTCACACTACCTTCTAAACTGGAATAGTTCTAATAAACGACAAACTGTAGATACTTGAGTGTTGAACGTGTCTCGAGTTCAGTGTAATGACGGGCGGGGTTCCGTGGGGAGGCGGTCCGGAACTCTCCATGGTCGGCACCACTCCCGCAGTGGTTGCGCTTTCAACTACTAGCCCATAGAATCTAGTTGAAACCGAAATCAACTATTGTGTGTTCCTGGGGGACGATCATGGCAGCGAATGAAACGATCGACGAGCGCGTCATCAGCGCGAAAGCGGGCAT
Protein-coding sequences here:
- a CDS encoding Fur family transcriptional regulator, encoding MASDRYVSALRSAGLRVTAPRLATLAVVDDHQHSDAEFIAQEVRGRLGSVSTQAVYDVLHALTEKGLVRRIAIDSRKARFEIHTHDNHHHMVCTNCGRIENVPCVKGEAPCLEPEEHLGFDIGVAEVLFMGLCPACRDASDS